The Sulfolobus sp. A20 genomic interval GGAAATACAAGAATTAGATTATCCTTATACCTCCAATTGTAAAATTTTCCTCTAACTAAACTAATGGATTTAAATGAAATACCCATTTTACTAAATATATAAGATGAGGAATGTCTTCCAAGGGTTACTATCACCTTAGGCCTTATTACTTCTATTTGCTCATCTAAGTAAGGGGAACACGCAATGATTTCTTCTTCTTCTGGGTCTCTGTTATTAGGTGGTCTACACTTAACTACATTAGTGATAAACACATCTTCCCTACCTAATCCTAAAATTTCATTTATAAATTTTGTTAATAGTTTTCCCGCTAGCCCTACAAACGGTCTGCCTTCTATATCTTCAGTCTCCCCTGGAGCTTCTCCAATGAACATTATCTGGGCCTTG includes:
- the udg gene encoding type-4 uracil-DNA glycosylase → MSELELIAEKIRVCKKCNLWKTRKNAVPGEGSSKAQIMFIGEAPGETEDIEGRPFVGLAGKLLTKFINEILGLGREDVFITNVVKCRPPNNRDPEEEEIIACSPYLDEQIEVIRPKVIVTLGRHSSSYIFSKMGISFKSISLVRGKFYNWRYKDNLILVFPTYHPAAALYNPNLRKVLEEDFMKIKETISSKSLTLDNFLYGSGNKGKKGISNSSE